The region GCTGTAGGAGAAGAGTGTTGTCTTAGGGACGTGGCCTGAGAGTTTACCTACACTTCAGTAAATGGTCCTATCCTGTCCACACACACAGTATGATGTGGGCTTAGTGAGATCAACAAAAGCGCACAGGAAGTTGGGAAGGAAGAGTGTTTGGGGGTGACAGAGGAGGAGATAGAGGCAAAGGAATGGTATAGACTTGGTCAAGGCACATTATATGCTTGTGTGTAGTTCTCAGCAGTAAAAAGACAAATCAGTAACAAAGCGAGTTTAAAGAGAGCGAATTGCTCTGCTATCGTTCTGCTTTCCACAGCCTGAGCTGGACCGGCAAGAGCATGGGAATTCTACTCACCAGCCCTTTGTAAGGATAGGACTTCTCAGTAGCCAGGCCGCCACTATCCTTCACATACTGGAAGGCATGCTGCATGAAGCCACCACTGCAGCCATGGGTAACATTAAATTCCATGCAGTCCAGCAGGTTCTGCTCACTCAGCGGGATCAGTCTCCCTGTTTTCCTGAACATTTGTCCTTCTAGGGCTCCAGTGGCACTAAAAGCCCAACTAGAAGCACAGTGAccctaaggaataaagaaaaagccGTCGTTCGTTAGTGAGTCTAATAACGGATATTTGTGAATGATTTGTACATCAGAATGCTTTTATAAAGCAGTGACCTGCATGCTGCTCCACAGTCTGAAAAAGTAAAGGGTGCATTTCTTTCCTAGCTGCCTGTGAGTAGGGGATATTGGTGACATCACACGGCCATACCTGGTTCTTCACAGGGGTCACGTAGCCTCGTTCCCTACAATTCACAGATCTggggacagacagaaagagatgatCCTGGAATGTGTGCCTCTTCTTGATCCTCTGCCATCGAAAGCCAGTCATCCTATTCCTGAATTCTGTATTGGTCTTCAAGAAAGGCCACAAGTGATTGAGGGTATTTATAAAGAACTGAAGAGGAGAAGTACTATATGATGTTATTCATGTCGCACTCACAAGGTCACCAAAGGCGTTCATAGCCATGGTGAAGTCATGCTTCCCCTTGAGGTATTCCCGATTGTGCAGttcaatcattttaaaattcttctcccACACTGTTCTCCTTAGACTTTCttcattctggaaaaaaaatacaagttgtgatttttccttttattttaagtcCAATCCAAGTTCACTCAGTGGACATTCTGGTGAAGAGGAGCCATGGCAATAGATGGTTGTACTCTTCCGGAAGCCATTGTCCACATCTCCCAAGAGCAATGGGGATTTTTGTCATCTAGCACacatggtgcatgtctttagGTTAAGGCTTGAATAGAGCTGGATTCCAGAACCCATGGTATGACCATAggacacaaatacataaaaatgcaaaGCCAGGCTGATCATCTATGGGCATTTCCATGTCACTAACCGTGTTGTATGTTTTCCCATGTTTTGTCTTCCATTCGTGCCATTCAGCATCCAAACTGGGACCCAGTGTGGTAAAAGCTGAGTCGCCTTCCAAGCAGAGGACAGCTAAGAAGAGAACAGCAATCATGTCTCATAAACCTAGAGGAGAAGAGATGAGATTCCAATTACATCGATGCCTTTGAAAATTTAATTTCCTACCTAGAAATTAAAACCATAATGGTGGAAGGAAATCATTTGAACTGTCCTAAATAATACACTGTGGAAAAAGTTAAGATTCTGGTTGGCCTAAAGCAGACACACAGAGGAATTTAGTTTATCCACTAAAATGAAGAACAACTGGCCAGGCTCCAGGAACTGTGAACCTAGATCATCACAGGGTGTGTATGCACCTATGGTTTAGACTCTTAAAGACTTAAGACATAGTTGGCCCAGGCTTTGTGTTGGTGGGGCTGCGGTCACATGAGCAAAATTTCATTAGTGCAGAATATGATCCCAAGTAGGGAGAAATACAGCCCCAAGAGTTGAGGGCTTCAAGAAATCTTTTCCTTGGCCTGAATGTAGCAGATGTCTTGGTTCATTCCCTTCAGAAATCTTTTGGAAACATTCTCTGTATACAATCATAgatacatacattatatacaaCATGCATTAGTTTCTGTTATCTTTACTTCAAATGTGACTGAAAAATCCATTTCATTGCCTCAGTGAGACCCCATGGAGAAGGTTGAAGAGATGTCCTTCCTGAGGAATGTGCCCACTTCCTTCAGGAGTCTACCCGGGACTCTCCTCTAGTGTGAGCTCCCGATCTACCTTCCCTGGTCTAGTGGACTCACCTGGGATGTCTGCTGCTCCTCAGATGCCCTTCATGGACTTGAGTCTCAGAGATCCTTGGGTTCCACAGATCTATCTGACTGCATCTCCCTGAGACTTTAACAACTGAGTCTTTGCCTAGGAAGCCCCACCTCTGAGTCCTGTCCTGCTTGTAAGTGGATGTGTCAGTAAATACATTGGCCCTCTAGGCCTCAAACCTTCAGGAATGCACCGCATTACTGATCCTATCTCCTCATGGCGTGGGACAATTTGTAGAGTGTTACTGCTAGGCAACACGACAAATCGTCCTTGGGACCTTGAATCCTGACAATGTGCTTGCAGGGTTTATCAATAAaaaagctcccaaataaatccatGTTTAAGGTTAACCCAACACTGATTTTACTTTAGAAACTGTGGTTTGGCAAAATATTCTGCAATGGACTGAGTCATAACACTCTAGGGCAGTGTTTCCTGTTTAAGCTAAGGTTGGGCCCTATGTGCATACAGATGCCAGAGCACTTTGACTTTAGTATTGGGAAGATGTCAGAAGAGTCTCAACAGAAGACCATCTCTGGTCGTGTTTGGGAAGGTGAAAGTCAACCCTAGGAGGGAAAACCAACAGATGGGGTACCAGGTCTCTTGACGCTGCCTGGAATTTGGAACGACTTTACCCTGTTTCCCCATTCAACCATTATTCCTCTTCCCTGTCTTTAGCCAATTAAGTCATGAAATCTGAGTCATTTGCAGAAAAAGCGTGGATACTGAATGCAGAAAAGCGGCTGAGGTCTTTGGAAAAcagctttcatttttctctttgcaatTTGTTTTTTGCTCTTCCCAATATTCCTTCTGAGAGTTAATTCTAGACACTTGCCTTCATGAGCCTTAATATCAAAATATAAGAGAAAGAGAACTCAGGTGGTTTTAGATAGGTTAAAAACATTAATTGATAAAAGTATGTATGCAAATCTTAGCTTCTACAGTTCAGTAAGTAAGGAATGCAGCCCCAAATGCAATAAAGTTTGTGATTTTCCTacttatataaatacatatttattatagaacttaatcaattaatttattatatgatttcttttaaaatcatattttgacTTGTTCTATAAAAGCGGAATCGTTGTGCATCCACGCTAATTTCTGCTTGAGGTTAAATTGATCCCCCATCTAGAAGCATAATCTAAAACACCACTCTCTGTGTGGTAAAAAGTTCCCATCTAAGCCAAGATGGGTGCTCAGCTCAGTGGTGTTAGGGAAAATCGCACTGATAGAAATACCACATAGATCTCAATGACACTGTACTCATTAACCACTCGTCCACTTTATTTTCCTAAACCTTCCATTCAACATTGTCTTTTCTGTGCGCATAAACTCACCTCCTTCTATGAGTTAAGCATTTGTCTCCATCCACAGCCATGTTGAAATGTGATTGCCCTTATAACAGCATGAAAAAGTAGGAGCATTAAGAGATAGAGTGGGTCCCAAATCCTGTGTCACCATTTACCTGCTGCCCGAGACTGTTAGTGTTTGAATCCATGGCCACAGCCTGCTTTTCTTGTCTATTTATTGCTTCATAACATGCGTTTTCTTCCCCTGTGTCTGGTGAGCATGGGTTTGGTATTTGTCTCCCCTACACTACACAATGAATACAAAATCAAAGTTCACACCAAGAAGTTTATAAATGTGTGAGAAACAGGGAATAACACTGAAGTCAGAGAGGAGCACATCGCCTGACTGCAAGTCACGGAAACTGCGGGACAAAACTGAATAAGCAACACTCAGACCTCTGAGTTACATGCAAATTCTGTCTTCCCGTTTCCCAATGTCCTGCCATTCCAGGCAACAGTCCCAACAAGCCAATTTAGCATGTCACCCTCCGTATTTGACAAAGAGTCTCCTCCACCACGCCCCAGGTAAACTCTGCACACCTGGTCTGCCTGCAGCAAGATCCTGAAGGACACAGTCGAGTCCTTCCAGCAACATTAAATTTTTGCAAGTATGTTTTTCAGCAACAGTAATTCATTTTAGGATTACAATATAGAATGAAAAGAAGCTTATTTCAGTGTTTTCAAATTCCTTTGGTGCTGCCCGTTCAGATCCACTTAAATAAATCAGAATTAAATAAATCTGACTTAAATAAATCAGAATTCTTAGGAGTTCTTGGaaattttgaaattatgattattttaaatatagttcTTTTGGggggcttttttgagacagggtttctctgtagctttggagcctgtcctggaactagctgttgtagaccaggctggccttgaactcacagagatccacctacctcgagttctgggattaaatgcctgtcccaccactgcccagctttaaatATACTTCTAACAATTTTCATATTCTGTTATTTAGATAGAAAAa is a window of Chionomys nivalis chromosome 13, mChiNiv1.1, whole genome shotgun sequence DNA encoding:
- the LOC130885785 gene encoding testin-2-like, with amino-acid sequence MIAVLFLAVLCLEGDSAFTTLGPSLDAEWHEWKTKHGKTYNTNEESLRRTVWEKNFKMIELHNREYLKGKHDFTMAMNAFGDLTNTEFRNRMTGFRWQRIKKRHTFQDHLFLSVPRSVNCRERGYVTPVKNQGHCASSWAFSATGALEGQMFRKTGRLIPLSEQNLLDCMEFNVTHGCSGGFMQHAFQYVKDSGGLATEKSYPYKGLGGECRYHAGISAANVSDFVQVPGCEEALMKAVAKVGPISVAVDASHSSFRFYENGTYYEPQCRRVHLNHAVLVVGYGFEGEESNGNSYWLVKNSWGEEWGMRGYVKMAKDWNNNCGIATYATYPIV